Genomic DNA from bacterium:
GGTGGCGGCTCGCCCTGGGCTGAGACGGTCGGGGTCAGCAGCAGCGCGGCCAGCAGGAGGAGCGGGCCGCGGCGGAGATTCTGGGGCGTGGGGAGCACGGCGCCATTGTATGCCCCGTTACTTGAGATCCATCCGCTTGACGTGGATCAAACGATGCCCGACCATGTCGACCGCCGCTTGCGATTGCTCGAGAACGATGTAACCCACCAACGGATCGTAAACGCCGTCCTCGGGCTCCATGTCGATGAAGACGACCTCGTTGTAGATCGGCCGGAATCCTTCCAGCTGGATCTTGACCGGCCCGCAGACCTCCCCGATCAAGGAGGTTTGATTCGCGGTCTCGAATTCGATCTTCCCGGCCAATTCGAGCTCACCCAGGCGGTCCTTCCAGGCTGTGGGCAACACCATGTGCGAGGCACCGGTGTCGACCAACGCATCGCAACGTAGCGAAACGTCAGGTTCCCTGACGTTGGTGATTCGAACAGATGTGCTCACACGGCCCAAAGGATTACCTCCGAGAGAGTTGGAACGCTCTCTGTACTATCCTACCCCATACCCTGAAGAGACACTGGACTCGGCGGGAATCAGATGAACACAGAAGAGAAGCCCGAAAAAGATACGCCCGCAGCGTCTGACGTCATCTACGGCCTGAATGACCGGCCACCGGTGCTCGAGGCCACGGTCGCCGCGTTTCAACACGTGCTCGCGGTCTTTGTCGGCGTCATCACGCCGCCGCTGATCATCGCCGGCGCCCTCGGTCTCGACCTCGAGGACGCCAGCTACGTGGTCAGCATGTCGCTGATGGTCTC
This window encodes:
- a CDS encoding xanthine permease XanP (high-affinity transporter for xanthine), whose protein sequence is MNTEEKPEKDTPAASDVIYGLNDRPPVLEATVAAFQHVLAVFVGVITPPLIIAGALGLDLEDASYVVSMSLMVS